In Triticum aestivum cultivar Chinese Spring unplaced genomic scaffold, IWGSC CS RefSeq v2.1 scaffold248695, whole genome shotgun sequence, a single genomic region encodes these proteins:
- the LOC123172312 gene encoding aspartic proteinase nepenthesin-1-like, with protein sequence MVKCMGALQLQTLSLVLLTSLAMSASSGYRLALTHVDSKGGFSKTELMRRAAHRSRLQALSGYDATSPRLHSVQVEYLMELAIGKPPVPFVALADTGSDLTWTQCQPCKLCFPQDTPVYDPSASSTFSPLPCSSATCLPIWSRNCTPSSLCRYRYAYGDGAYSAGILGTETLTLGSSSAPVSVGGVAFGCGTENGGDSLNSTGTVGLGRGTLSLMAQLGVGKFSYCLTDFFNSTLDSPFLLGTLAELAPGLGVVQSTPLMQSPQNPSRYFVSLQGISLGDVRLPIPNGTFDLSTDGTGGMIVDSGTTFTILAESGFREVVDHVAQVLGQPPVNASSLESPCFPAPAGEPFLPDLVLHFAGGADMRLHRDNYMSYNQEDSSLCLNIAGTTHESTSVLGNFQQQNIQMLFDMTVGQLSFRPTDCSML encoded by the coding sequence ATGGTGAAATGCATGGGTGCCTTGCAGTTGCAAACCCTGAGCTTGGTTCTACTTACCTCACTGGCCATGTCGGCGTCATCCGGCTACCGCTTGGCGCTCACCCATGTCGACTCCAAAGGCGGCTTCAGCAAGACAGAGCTCATGCGCCGGGCCGCGCATAGAAGCCGCCTCCAGGCGCTATCAGGTTATGACGCAACCTCGCCCAGGCTCCACTCGGTTCAAGTCGAATACCTGATGGAGCTGGCCATCGGGAAGCCGCCGGTGCCGTTCGTCGCCCTCGCCGACACCGGCAGCGACCTCACCTGGACACAGTGCCAGCCATGCAAGCTGTGCTTCCCGCAGGACACGCCCGTCTACGACCCCTCAGCCTCGTCCACTTTCTCCCCGTTGCCCTGCTCCAGCGCCACGTGCCTGCCCATATGGAGCCGGAACTGCACCCCAAGCTCGCTCTGCCGGTACCGCTACGCCTACGGCGACGGCGCCTACTCGGCTGGCATCCTGGGCACGGAGACGCTCACGCTTGGCTCCTCTAGCGCACCCGTCTCCGTCGGCGGCGTGGCGTTCGGCTGCGGCACCGAGAACGGCGGCGACTCGCTCAACTCCACCGGGACGGTCGGCCTCGGCCGCGGGACTCTATCGCTCATGGCGCAGCTAGGCGTCGGCAAGTTCTCATACTGCCTCACCGACTTCTTCAACTCTACTCTGGATAGCCCATTTTTGCTGGGCACCCTGGCGGAGCTGGCCCCCGGGCTCGGCGTCGTGCAGTCGACGCCGCTAATGCAGAGCCCGCAGAACCCGTCGCGGTACTTCGTCTCCCTCCAGGGCATATCACTCGGCGACGTCCGCCTTCCCATCCCAAACGGCACATTCGACCTGAGTACCGACGGCACCGGCGGGATGATCGTGGACTCCGGGACCACCTTCACCATCCTCGCGGAAAGCGGTTTCAGGGAGGTCGTCGACCACGTGGCGCAGGTGCTTGGCCAGCCGCCAGTGAACGCCTCCAGCCTGGAAAGCCCTTGCTTCCCAGCTCCGGCCGGTGAGCCGTTTTTGCCAGACTTGGTGCTGCACTTTGCCGGCGGTGCGGATATGAGGCTGCATAGGGACAACTACATGTCCTACAACCAAGAGGACTCGTCCTTATGTTTGAACATCGCCGGGACGACGCATGAGTCCACGTCCGTGCTGGGCAACTTCCAGCAGCAGAATATACAGATGCTGTTCGACATGACCGTAGGGCAGCTGTCATTCCGGCCCACCGACTGCAGTATGCTCTGA